Below is a window of Enterobacter kobei DNA.
CAGGTCGCGATAATGTGCTGCTCGGGGAGCTGCCGTTGCAGACTATCCTGCTGAACGTCGGGTCGGTACGGGTCAGTGAGGTGATGGAAAGCGATCCGGTGACTTTCTCGCCGGAAGACGATGCTGAAAAAGCCGCCCGCACCTTTGAGCGTGACAACCTGCTCAGTGCCGCGGTGGTCGACACCACCGGCACGCTGATGGGCCGTCTGACTATCGATGAGATCGTTAACGTGGTGTACGAAGAAACCGATAACGATATGCGTCTGATGGGGGGCCTGAGCGCCGAAGAAGATGTCTTTGCGCCGGTCAGCAAAGCGGTGCGTACCCGCTGGGCGTGGCTGGCGATAAATTTATGTACCGCCTTTATTGCCTCCCGGGTGATCGACGGCTTCGAACACACCATTTCACAACTGGTGGCGCTGGCGTCACTGATGCCTATTGTCGCCGGGATCGGCGGTAATACCGGCAATCAGACCATCACCATGATCGTACGCGCGCTGGCGCTGCAGAAGATCCATCCCGGCAACTTCCGCTTTCTGATCTTTCGTGAGATGGGAGTGGCGCTGATCAACGGCCTGGTATGGGGTGGGATCATGGGCGGCGTCACCTGGTGGCTTTACGGTGACATGGCGCTGGGCGGGGTGATGACCCTCGCCATGGTGCTGAACCTGCTGGTGGCCGCGTTGATGGGCGTGTTGATCCCGATGATTATGGTCAGGCTGGGGCGCGACCCGGCGGTCGGCTCCAGCGTGATGATCACTGCGCTCACCGATACCGGCGGCTTCTTTATTTTTCTTGGTCTGGCGACGCTGTTTTTGCTTTAGCGTCTGCCGCACGTTGTCGGCGGCCTGGCAGCACAAACATCAGCGCCACGCCGGCGGCGACGCCAATCGCCAGATTACCGGTGGCGACGGTGGCAATCACCGTCACCAGCATCACCAGCGTTTCCGCCACCGGAGCCTGCTTCAGCGCTGCCGGTTGGATACTGTGCCAGCTGAAGGTTTTCACCGCCACAATCACCATAATACCCGCCAGCACCGCCATCGGGATTTTTGCCATCACCTCGCTGAGGGCGGTCACTAACAGCAACAACACCAGACCTGCCGCCACGGTGGAGACACGGCTGCGGCCTTTACCCATTTCCACGTTGACGATGGTCTGCCCGATCATCGCGCACCCGGCGATGCCGCCGTACAGTCCGGCGAAAATATTGGCGATGCCCAGACCGGTACTTTCCCGGCGCTTACTGGAGCGCGTGTCAGTGAGATCGTCCACCAGTTTGGCGGTCAGCAGGGATTCCATCAGGCCGACAAAAGCAATACTCAGGGCGCACGGCCAGATGATACTCAACGTATGCAGGTCAAAGGGCACCAGCCACTGCGTGAAGCCCGGCAGGCCGCCCTGCATCGGGCCTTCGTCACCCACCGTCGGCAAAATCTGCCCGGTCGTCACGGTAAACACCGTCAGCAGTACGATGGCCACTAGCGGAGAGGGAATGCTTTTCACCCAGCGCGGCAGCCACAGCACAATCAGCAGCGTCAGGCCGAACAGCCCGAGGATCAACGGTTCGCGGCTCCAGAAGTGCGGTACCTGGGCAAAGAAGATCAGGATGCCAAGGGCATTAACGAAGCCGGTCATGACGCTGTGCGGAATAAAGCGCATCAGACGAGCCATGCCCGTCAGACCAAAAACGATCTGGATAAGCCCCGCCAGCAGCACTGCCGGCAGAATGTACTCCACGCCATGCTGATGGACCATTGGCCCTATCACCAGCGCGACAGAACCCGCTGCTGCCGTGACCATTGCCGGACGACCGCCGAGCACCGACATCGACAGGCACAGCACCACAGAGGCGATCAGGCTGACTTTCGGATCCACGCCGGCGATCACCGAAAACGAAATCACTTCCGGGATCAGCGCAAGGGCGGTGATCACCCCGGCGAGGGTTTCGCGCATCAGCAGCGCGGGAGAGCGAAGAACAGTACTAACACGACCGTCATGATTGGTCGTTACAGATGACATTGGATCAGGCATAGGGTTTCGCAGATAAGGCGCGCCATAAACGGGGCGGGCAGACAGGCATCCGTGCGGTTAAACAAAGCGCAAAATAGTAGCCGCGGCGTGACCCAGATACCAGTTTTATTATCATTGTCGCAACAACGAATTTTAAACCGTCAGGTTATTGTTACTCAGATAAATCTTATGCCATGATGAAAATGAGGGTCTCAATCGCCGCGCAGGGGGCAGTATGCAAACTCAGAACCGCTATGGGCAGATCGTAGGAAGAGAAATAAAAGAGTGGTCGTCACGGCCGCATCCAGAAAAAGTTATCCTGCAGGGTAATTACACCATTGTATGTCCGCTGGCCCCGGATCATGCCGAAGATCTGTATCGCGAATGGCAAAGCATCGACGATGATCGGGACTGGACCTACCTCACAGCGACTAAACCGGCGACCAAGGAAGCCTGTTATCAGTATTTCAGAGACCTGAGTGCAGAGCCGAAAACCTTACATTTTTCCGTGAAAGATAAAAATAACGGCGTGGTGAAAGGTATCTTCTGCGTGACAGGGCTGGATTATGAGAACGGCGGATTTCATATCGCTGATATCAACTGGACGCCGCCCATGAAACGCACCCGCCTGAGTACCGAAGCGCTGTTTCTGATGCTGGAATATTTTTTTGATAAGCTGAAATTCCGCCGTTGTGAATGGCGTACCAATGTTAATAACCTCACTTCCATTGCCTCGGCTGAACGTATCGGCTTTAAGAAAGAGGGCGTGCTGCGGGAAAAAAGGATCACCAAAGGGCACTCTGAGGATATCGCCGTCTTTTCCATCACCATCGTTGACTGGATGGTAATCTCACCCGCCATGAAGGCCTGGTTGCGCAAAGAAAACTTTGATGACCGGGGAAGACAGGTCAAGAAGCTGAGTGAATTTCACGGCTGAGATAAAAAAAACCAACCACAGGGGTTGGTTTTTTATTCGTAGAAGTAAAATTTTTTTATTCTTTTAACTCATCAATCACTCATACTTTAATCAGTACTCCCGTCTTTAAATGAATGGATTTTGTTTTGCCATCACTACCATCAATAATGGTTAATTAATAAAAATTAAAGGTTACATTTATACAGCTTATTGTGCGATATGGTTAAGCGGATCTTATATATCAACAAGGACTACCGGGATGGCAATACCAGTTTATCTTTGGCTCTACGATGAAGACGGGAAGTTATTGAAGGGAGGCGTTGAAGTTCATGGTCGCGAAGGGAGCATCGAGTTGGTGGGTATGCAACAT
It encodes the following:
- the mgtE gene encoding magnesium transporter — protein: MSVIPNNSARVRDEERARLIWLLTTDKAITSTLLNKLTLAEQYDVGTLADNMAEVGALVAHLPPPDLADTLEALPADARHAVWQLIDHTKRGEVLLEASENVWDDLIEGMSDKALLDALKTLDIDEQIYLVQRLPRNLTGRLVASLPAGERARVHQVMHYPKTSVGANMEFAVITVRPDVTLATVQRFLRRLDTMPDNTDKLFVTGRDNVLLGELPLQTILLNVGSVRVSEVMESDPVTFSPEDDAEKAARTFERDNLLSAAVVDTTGTLMGRLTIDEIVNVVYEETDNDMRLMGGLSAEEDVFAPVSKAVRTRWAWLAINLCTAFIASRVIDGFEHTISQLVALASLMPIVAGIGGNTGNQTITMIVRALALQKIHPGNFRFLIFREMGVALINGLVWGGIMGGVTWWLYGDMALGGVMTLAMVLNLLVAALMGVLIPMIMVRLGRDPAVGSSVMITALTDTGGFFIFLGLATLFLL
- a CDS encoding SulP family inorganic anion transporter is translated as MPDPMSSVTTNHDGRVSTVLRSPALLMRETLAGVITALALIPEVISFSVIAGVDPKVSLIASVVLCLSMSVLGGRPAMVTAAAGSVALVIGPMVHQHGVEYILPAVLLAGLIQIVFGLTGMARLMRFIPHSVMTGFVNALGILIFFAQVPHFWSREPLILGLFGLTLLIVLWLPRWVKSIPSPLVAIVLLTVFTVTTGQILPTVGDEGPMQGGLPGFTQWLVPFDLHTLSIIWPCALSIAFVGLMESLLTAKLVDDLTDTRSSKRRESTGLGIANIFAGLYGGIAGCAMIGQTIVNVEMGKGRSRVSTVAAGLVLLLLVTALSEVMAKIPMAVLAGIMVIVAVKTFSWHSIQPAALKQAPVAETLVMLVTVIATVATGNLAIGVAAGVALMFVLPGRRQRAADAKAKTASPDQEK
- a CDS encoding GNAT family N-acetyltransferase, with the protein product MQTQNRYGQIVGREIKEWSSRPHPEKVILQGNYTIVCPLAPDHAEDLYREWQSIDDDRDWTYLTATKPATKEACYQYFRDLSAEPKTLHFSVKDKNNGVVKGIFCVTGLDYENGGFHIADINWTPPMKRTRLSTEALFLMLEYFFDKLKFRRCEWRTNVNNLTSIASAERIGFKKEGVLREKRITKGHSEDIAVFSITIVDWMVISPAMKAWLRKENFDDRGRQVKKLSEFHG